AAATGTCTTCCGTAAAGATCAGTCTGTGAAAGGACTTGCTCGTGAAGAAGTGTTAAAGAATGCGCCGAAGCATAAGGACGGCCATATTGTTGTACCATCGATTATGGATTAAGGGGGAAGTATTGTGTCATTATTTGATCATAAATTGTCTGAGCTTCAGCAATTATTACATAAAAAAGAACTTACAGTGACCGATTTAGTTGATCATTCATTCAAACGCATCAGTGCAGTCGATGACAAAGTGAAGGCATTTGTCACTTTAAACGAAGAAAAAGCACGTGATCTCGCCAAAAAGCAAGATGAAAAACTGGGAACAGAGGAAGGGAAAGGGTTACTGTTTGGAATGCCGATTGGCCTAAAGGATAATATCGTGACCAAAGGTCTTCGCACAACCTGCTCCAGTAAAATGCTTGAAAATTTTGACCCAATTTATGATGCAACCGTAGTGAAGAAGCTTCAATATGCTGAATCTATTACTATTGGGAAGCTCAATATGGATGAATTTGCAATGGGATCATCAACTGAAAACTCAGCTCTCCAAAAAACTCGTAACCCATGGAACTTAGAGACTGTATCAGGTGGTTCTTCTGGTGGATCGGCTGCAGCTGTAGCGGCGGGTGAAGTCCCGTTCGCCTTGGGATCAGATACAGGTGGATCAATTCGGCAACCTGCTGCCTTCACTGGGACGGTCGGTTTGAAGCCAACCTATGGTCGAGTATCTCGCTTCGGTTTGGTTGCTTTCGCTTCCTCGTTAGATCAAATCGGTCCAATCACTCAAAATGTGGAGGATAATGCCTATTTAATGCAAGCTATCGCGGGCTATGATGAGCAAGACTCTACATCAGCCAATCTGGAGACGCCAAACTTTTTAGAGGCATTAACAGGCGATATTAAAGGGATGAAAATTGCCGTGCCAAAGGAGTATTTGGGCGAAGGTGTTGGAGAAGAAGCTCGCCAATCAGTGTTAGCGTCATTAGAGGTGCTTGAAAGGTTAGGAGCGACTTGGGAAGAAGTTTCGCTTCCGCATAGTAAATATGGTGTAGCCGCGTACTATTTATTGTCTTCGTCTGAAGCATCAGCAAATCTTGCCCGCTTTGACGGTGTTCGTTACGGGTATCGCACCGAAAATCCGGAAAGCTTAATTGATCTTTATAAAAAATCACGTGCGGAAGGATTTGGTGATGAAGTCAAACGTCGAATTATGCTTGGAACGTTTGCTTTAAGCTCAGGTTATTATGAGGCTTACTACAAAAAAGCTCAACAAGTTCGCACGCTAATTATGAAGGATTTTGAAGATGTATTTGCGAAATACGATGTCATTATCGGACCTACTACACCAACACCAGCTTTTAAAATCGGCGAAAAGATAGCAGATCCACTTACGATGTATGCGAATGACATCTTGACAATTCCGGTGAATTTAGCAGGCGTTCCAGCCATTTCTGTTCCATGTGGCTTTTCTTCAATAGGCCTACCACTGGGTTTACAAGTGATTGGCAAGCATTTTGATGAAAGCTCGCTTTATAGAGTGGCTCATGTGTTTGAGCAAGCAACCGATTTCCATAAAAAAAGACCAGCGCTATAAGGGGGGAACAGAATGAAATTTGAAACGGTTATTGGACTCGAAGTTCATGTAGAGTTAAAGACAAATAGCAAAATTTTCTCATCTGCACCTAATCACTTTGGTGCGGAACCTAATACGAATACCAATGTTATCGATTTAGGGTATCCAGGAGTTCTTCCTGTGATAAATAAAACTGCTGTTG
This DNA window, taken from Bacillus sp. 2205SS5-2, encodes the following:
- the gatA gene encoding Asp-tRNA(Asn)/Glu-tRNA(Gln) amidotransferase subunit GatA; this translates as MSLFDHKLSELQQLLHKKELTVTDLVDHSFKRISAVDDKVKAFVTLNEEKARDLAKKQDEKLGTEEGKGLLFGMPIGLKDNIVTKGLRTTCSSKMLENFDPIYDATVVKKLQYAESITIGKLNMDEFAMGSSTENSALQKTRNPWNLETVSGGSSGGSAAAVAAGEVPFALGSDTGGSIRQPAAFTGTVGLKPTYGRVSRFGLVAFASSLDQIGPITQNVEDNAYLMQAIAGYDEQDSTSANLETPNFLEALTGDIKGMKIAVPKEYLGEGVGEEARQSVLASLEVLERLGATWEEVSLPHSKYGVAAYYLLSSSEASANLARFDGVRYGYRTENPESLIDLYKKSRAEGFGDEVKRRIMLGTFALSSGYYEAYYKKAQQVRTLIMKDFEDVFAKYDVIIGPTTPTPAFKIGEKIADPLTMYANDILTIPVNLAGVPAISVPCGFSSIGLPLGLQVIGKHFDESSLYRVAHVFEQATDFHKKRPAL